One window from the genome of Bufo bufo chromosome 4, aBufBuf1.1, whole genome shotgun sequence encodes:
- the JAG1 gene encoding LOW QUALITY PROTEIN: protein jagged-1 (The sequence of the model RefSeq protein was modified relative to this genomic sequence to represent the inferred CDS: inserted 2 bases in 2 codons; deleted 1 base in 1 codon; substituted 1 base at 1 genomic stop codon) translates to MLLRRRPLLSDTSFRLLIAALCFPLKVCVASGYFELEILSMQNPNGELQNGNCCDGTRNPVDRKCTRDECDTYFKVCLKEYQSRVSSGGPCSFGYGSTPVLGGNSFNLKFIRNSERNRIVLPFSFAWPRSYTLVVEAWDHNNETNERDDIIDKATYSGMINPXRQWQTLKQNSGMAHFEYQIRVTCGEHYYGFGCNKFCXPRDDFFGHYICDQNATKPAWRLGPGPECNKAICSQGCSPKHGTCKVPGECRCQYGWQGQYCDKCIPHPGCVHGTCIEPWQCLCETNWGGQLCDKDLNSCGTYQPCLNGGTCSNTGPDKYECSCPEGYSGRNCEIAEHACLSDPCLNGGSCQETTGGFECNCAPGWTGPTCSINIDDCAQNPCGHGGTCQDLVDGFKCVCPSQWTGKTCHXDANECEVKPCVNANSCKNLIGSYYCDCIPGWTGQNCDININDCIDQCQNGGTCRDLVNGFRCICPPGYAGERCEKDINECASHPCLNGGHCQDEINGFQCLCPAGFSGNLCQLDIDYCEPNPCQNEAQCFNLATDYFCNCSEDYEGKNCSQLKDHCRTTPCEVIDSCTVAVASNSTPEGVRYISSNVCGPHGKCKSQAGGKFTCECNKGFTGTYCHENINDCESNPCKNSGTCIDGVNSYKCICSEGWEGTYCEININNCSKNSCHNGGTCRDLVNDFYCECKNGWKGKTCHSQDSQCDESTCNNGGTCYDQGDTFKCMCSPGWEGTTCNIARNSSCLPNPCFNGGTCVVRGDSFTCVCKEGWEGPTCSQNTNDCNPHPCYNSGTCVDGDNWYRCECAPGFAGPDCRININECQSSPCAYGATCIDEINSYRCICPPGRSGPKCQEVTAQPCIINDHVMSDGAKWNDDCNTCQCVNGRVSCSKVWCGPQRCDLHSKGHSECPAGQSCVPIKDNHCFVPPCTGAGECWPSNQPPVKTKCNANANYQDNNCVNITFTFNKELMSPGLTTESICNELRNLNILKNASAKYSIYVTCEPSPLANNEIHVAISADETRDGKSTIQDITEKLIDLVSKRDENNTFITSVAEVRVQTHTKNRTDFLVPLLSSVLTVAWICCLITAFYWCIWKRRKPSSQSHTASDDNTTNNVREQLNQIKNPIEKHAANSVPIKDYENKKINAKIRTHNSEVEEDDMDKHQQKSRYVKQPAYTLVDRDEKPPNGTPTKQPNWTNKQDNRDLETAQSLNRMEYIV, encoded by the exons ATGCTTTTACGGAGGAGACCCCTCTTATCTGACACCTCCTTCAGGCTCCTCATCGCTGCACTATGCTTCCCATTGAAG GTGTGCGTAGCATCCGGGTACTTCGAATTGGAAATCTTATCTATGCAAAATCCCAATGGAGAATTGCAGAACGGCAATTGCTGCGATGGCACCAGGAACCCCGTCGACAGAAAGTGCACCAGGGATGAGTGTGATACTTATTTTAAAGTTTGCCTAAAGGAGTACCAGTCCAGGGTGTCCTCTGGGGGCCCTTGCAGTTTTGGCTATGGATCTACCCCTGTCTTAGGAGGGAATTCCTTCAACCTTAAATTCATCAGGAACAGCGAGAGGAACAGGATTGTGCTCCCTTTCAGTTTTGCCTGGCCG agatCATACACCTTGGTTGTTGAAGCATGGGATCACAATAATGAGACCAATG aacGTGATGACATTATAGACAAGGCCACCTACTCCGGGATGATCAACC AGCGCCAATGGCAAACCCTCAAACAAAACTCTGGAATGGCACATTTCGAGTATCAGATCCGAGTAACTTGTGGGGAACATTATTATGGCTTTGGCTGCAATAAATTCT CGCCTAGAGATGATTTTTTTGGACATTATATCTGTGACCAGAACGCAACAAAACCTGCTTGGAGGCTGGGACCTGGACCTGAATGTAACAAAG cAATATGCAGTCAAGGCTGTAGCCCAAAACATGGCACTTGCAAGGTTCCTGGAGAATGCAG ATGCCAATATGGATGGCAGGGACAGTACTGCGACAAGTGCATTCCTCACCCAGGATGTGTCCATGGCACTTGCATTGAACCATGGCAGTGTCTGTGTGAAACGAATTGGGGTGGTCAACTCTGTGACAAAG ATTTAAACTCCTGTGGGACGTACCAGCCCTGCCTAAACGGAGGCACTTGCAGCAATACCGGCCCAGACAAGTACGAGTGTTCCTGTCCAGAGGGCTATTCGGGACGGAAC TGTGAaattg CTGAACATGCCTGCCTGTCTGATCCTTGCCTCAACGGTGGAAGCTGCCAGGAGACCACTGGAGGCTTTGAATGCAACTGTGCTCCAGGGTGGACTGGCCCCACATGCTCCATCA ACATAGATGATTGCGCCCAGAATCCATGTGGGCATGGTGGAACTTGCCAAGATCTAGTAGATGGGTTTAAGTGTGTTTGCCCTTCCCAGTGGACTGGAAAAACCTGCCA ttaagATGCTAACGAGTGTGAAGTTAAACCCTGCGTGAATGCAAATTCCTGCAAAAACCTGATTGGCAGTTACTACTGCGACTGCATCCCCGGCTGGACGGGTCAGAACTGCGACATTA ATATCAATGATTGTATTGACCAGTGTCAGAATGGAGGAACATGCAGG GACTTGGTTAATGGATTCCGCTGTATCTGTCCGCCTGGCTATGCAGGGGAGCGCTGTGAGAAAGACATCAATGAATGTGCCAGCCACCCTTGCCTGAATGGGGGTCACTGCCAGGATGAAATCAATGGATTTCAATGTCTGTGTCCTGCTGGTTTCTCTGGAAACCTCTGTCAG TTGGACATAGATTACTGTGAGCCCAACCCATGCCAGAATGAAGCCCAGTGCTTTAACCTCGCCACTGATTACTTCTGTAACTGCTCCGAGGACTACGAGGGAAAGAACTGTTCACAGCTAAAAGATCACTGTCGCACGACTCCCTGTGAAG TCATTGACAGCTGCACAGTTGCAGTGGCCTCCAACAGCACCCCAGAAGGAGTGAGGTACATTTCCTCTAATGTGTGCGGCCCGCATGGCAAATGCAAGAGCCAGGCTGGTGGCAAATTCACCTGCGAATGCAACAAGGGCTTCACTGGCACATATTGTCATGAAA atATCAATGACTGTGAAAGCAACCCTTGCAAAAACAGTGGGACCTGCATTGATGGGGTGAACTCCTACAAGTGCATTTGTAGCGAAGGATGGGAAGGAACATACTGTGAAATAA ACATAAATAACTGCAGTAAAAATTCTTGTCACAATGGAGGTACTTGTCGAGACTTGGTTAATGATTTCTACTGTGAATGCAAGAATGGGTGGAAAGGAAAAACGTGCCACTCCC AAGACAGCCAGTGTGACGAGTCCACCTGCAACAATGGTGGGACCTGCTATGACCAGGGTGATACTTTTAAATGCATGTGTTCACCTGGATGGGAAGGAACCACTTGTAACATTG CAAGAAACAGCAGCTGTTTGCCAAATCCTTGCTTCAATGGTGGAACTTGCGTAGTCCGTGGGGACTCTTTCACTTGTGTTTGCAAAGAAGGCTGGGAAGGTCCGACGTGCTCTCAAA ATACCAATGACTGCAATCCACATCCATG CTACAACAGCGGAACTTGTGTGGATGGAGACAATTGGTAccggtgtgaatgcgcacctggaTTTGCTGGTCCCGACTGTAGAATTA ATATTAATGAGTGTCAGTCGTCTCCTTGTGCCTATGGAGCCACATGCATCGATGAGATCAATAGCTACCGCTGTATCTGTCCACCTGGCCGCAGTGGTCCAAAGTGTCAAGAAG ttacaGCACAGCCTTGTATAATTAACGACCACGTTATGTCAGATGGCGCCAAATGGAACGATGACTGCAACACTTGTCAGTGTGTGAACGGAAGGGTTTCCTGCTCTAAG GTATGGTGTGGCCCTCAGCGCTGTGATTTACACAGTAAAGGTCATAGTGAATGCCCTGCTGGCCAATCTTGTGTCCCAATTAAGGACAACCATTGCTTTGTCCCTCCCTGTACTGGAGCTGGGGAATGCTGGCCTTCCAACCAGCCGCCAGTGAAGACAAAATGTAACGCCAATGCGAATTACCAGGACAACAACTGTGTGAACATCACTTTTACCTTCAACAAGGAGCTGATGTCCCCG GGCCTTACTACAGAGAGCATTTGCAATGAATTGCGGAATCTTAACATCTTAAAGAATGCTTCAGCAAAATATTCAATCTACGTTACCTGCGAGCCATCTCCTTTGGCAAACAATGAGATCCACGTTGCTATA TCTGCTGACGAAACAAGAGATGGAAAAAGCACAATTCAGGATATCACAGAAAAACTCATCGACCTTGTTAGCAAAAGGGATGAAAACAACACCTTCATCACATCAGTGGCAGAAGTCAGAGTGCAAACACACACCAAAAACCGGACCG ATTTCCTTGTGCCCTTGCTGAGCTCCGTTCTCACGGTGGCCTGGATTTGTTGCCTGATAACCGCCTTTTACTGGTGCATCTGGAAACGTAGAAAGCCAAGCAGCCAGAGTCACACAGCCTCTGATGATAACACGACCAACAACGTCCGGGAGCAACTGAACCAGATTAAAAACCCCATTGAAAAGCATGCAGCCAACAGCGTCCCCATCAAAGACTacgaaaacaaaaaaattaatgcaAAAATAAGGACACACAACTCAGAAGTGGAAGAAGACGACATGGACAAACACCAGCAGAAGAGCCGATATGTGAAGCAGCCAGCTTACACACTAGTCGATAGAGATGAAAAGCCGCCTAATGGCACCCCCACAAAACAGCCAAACTGGACAAATAAACAGGACAACAGAGACTTAGAAACAGCACAAAGTTTAAATCGGATggagtacattgtatag